One Cricetulus griseus strain 17A/GY chromosome 5, alternate assembly CriGri-PICRH-1.0, whole genome shotgun sequence genomic window carries:
- the LOC113835706 gene encoding uncharacterized protein LOC113835706, with translation MLTAVISDAAEGVQCEVQLVESGGGLVQPGKSLKLSFAASGFSFSDYYMNWIRQFPGKNLEWMGGIGSTGGTGYNPSLKSRISITRDTAKNQIFLQLNSVTTEDTATYYCARYTVRGSYFWFDPSQSLSLTCIVTGYSISSGYWWSWIRQHPGKGLEWMGKIDRDGDTYYNPSLKSRITMTVDTSKNQFSLRLNSVTTEDTAVYYCARGTVMELQLATLVAKVPLSLISLKSTELQRSSEHRSQDRHEKAVFPQGSVTPSDTVSTMILRISREEVGETVAGVQCEVQLVESGGGLLQPGVSLRLSCVASGFTFSSDWMGWIRQDPGKGLQWVAEINGDSSKANYAPFLKDRFTISRDNAKSILYLQMNNVKSEDTTYHCARDTRDTLD, from the exons ATGCTCACTGCTGTGATCTCTGATGCAGCTGAAG GTGTCCAGTGTGAGGTGCAGCTGGTGGAGTCTGGGGGAGGCTTGGTGCAGCctggaaagtccctgaaactctccTTTGCAGCCTCTGGATTCTCCTTCAGTGATTACTACAT GAACTGGATCAGGCAGTTCCCAGGGAAGAACctggagtggatggggggcaTAGGTAGCACTGGTGGCACTGGCTACAACCCATCCCTCAAGAGCCGCATCTCCATCACCAGagacacagccaagaaccagatcttcctgcagctgaactctgtgaccactgaggacacagccacatattactgtgcaagatacacagtgagggg ATCTTATTTCTGGTTTGAT CCCTCGCAGTCACTGTCCCTCACCTGTATTGTGACTGGTTACTCCATTAGCAGCGGTTACTGGTGGAGTTGGATTCGTCAGCATCCAGGGAAAGGGCTGGAGTGGATGGGTAAAATTGATAGAGATGGAGACACCTACTACAACCCGTCTCTCAAGAGCCGAATAACGATGACAGTAGACACATCGAAGAATCAGTTTTCCCTGAGGCTGAACTCTGTGACCACTGAAGACACAGCTGTGTATTACTGTGCAAGAGGCACAGTGATGGAACTTCAGT TGGCCACCTTGGTGGCCAAAGTTCCTCTTTCATTGATTTCTCTCAAGAGCACAGAGCTCCAGAGGAGCTCAGAGCACAGATCTCAGGATCGTCATGAG AAGGCTGTGTTTCCACAAGGGTCTGTCACTCCATCGGACACAGTTTCTACCATGATCCTGAGAATCTCAAGAGAAGAGGTTGGGGAAACTGTGGCTG gtgtccagTGCGAGGTGCAGCTTGTGGAGTCAGGGGGTGGCCTGCTGCAGCCTGGGGTTTCTCTGAGACTCTCCTGTGtagcctctggattcacctttAGTAGCGATTGGATGGGTTGGATCCGCCAAGATCCAGGCAAGGGGCTGCAGTGGGTTGCAGAAATTAATGGAGATAGCAGTAAAGCAAACTATGCACCATTCTTGAAGGATCGCTTCACCATATCCAGAGACAATGCCAAGAGCATTCTCTACCTGCAAATGAACAATGTGAAGTCTGAGGACACCACTTATCACTGTGCTAGAGACACTAGAGACACA CTTGACTAG